From the genome of Nitrospirota bacterium:
TTTTTTGATGCTATGAAATCTCTTTCCTCCAGCAGTGATTCTGCGGCGTTGAAGGAAAAGATTACTGATTTCATAGAGATTATTGATGAATTAACTGCCAAACGCGGAATGGCCCCGCCTCAGCTTATACAATTAGTCCTTGAAAAGACAGGGTATATCAAATGGGTTGAAAAGGAGCGCATTGAAAACCTCACTGAGATTATCCGTTCGGCAGAAGGCATGAGCCTGCAGGAATTAATTGATACGGCCTCGCTTTTCAGCGGAGCGGACGAGCGGGTTGACGGCAACTGCATTACACTCATGACCCTTCACAGCGCCAAAGGGCTGGAGTTCCCGGTTGTGTTCATAGCAGGAGTTGAAAACGGGCTCCTGCCTCATTTCCATGCCATAAAAAACCCGGAAGAACTGCATGAAGAACGCAGGCTTTTTTATGTCGGCATAACAAGGGCTAAGGATATACTTATTCTTTCCAGCGCCAAAAAAAGACGGCTTTATTCGTCCATGCAGGAGCTGGAGCCGTCAAGATTTTTGAGTGAAATACCTTCAGGATGCTATTTCTATACAGGAATGATGCCTATCCCTATGGTTGAGCCTGTTGCGAGGATAACTCCCAAGCGTTCGCGGACCGTGGATTTTCCAGCCCCTTCAATTTTTCTGCCCGGCGTCCGGGTAAAACATCCCAAGTGGGGAATTGGGGTGGTGAGGGATAGTTACGGCGAAACAGACGACGTAAAAGTAATGGTAAATTTCTCCACAGTCGGGGTAAAAAGACTGTCGCTGAAATTTGCCAATCTTGAGAGGCTTTGATGGAGATTGAGCGTGTGGCCCTTCTTGCGAGGATTAAGCTTGCAGAAGGGGAAAAAGAGCTGTTTTCAAAACAACTGGGTAGCATCCTCCAATACATAGACAAACTAAATGAGCTTGATACAAAAGATGTGGAGCCTACCTCGCATGTGCTCTCAATAAAAAATATATTCAGGGAAGACAGGACCATTCCTTCGCTGTCAAAGGACAAGGCCCTCCTAAACGCCCCTGACAGCGCTGGTGATTTCTACAGGGTGCCGAAGATAATAGAATAATGAAAGGATGAAGGTTGAAGGATGAAGGTTGAGATTTTTTACTCACATTACGAGTCACGCATTACGCATTACGGAGTTTTATCATGCTGAGGTGCATGCTCAGGTCCAAGATACATATGGCAACAGTTACGGACTCCAACATCAATTACGAGGGCAGCCTGACCGTTGATGAAGCAATACTTATTTCTGCAGGCATAAGACCATATGAACAGGTTATGATAAGCAATCTTAACAATGGAGAAAGATTTGAAACTTATGTAATTCCCGGCAAAAAAAGCTCCGGGACGATATGCCTTAACGGTCCGACTGCCAGGAAGGGAATTGCAGGAGACAGGATAATCATCTTCTGCTATGAATACTACACAGAAGATGAGCTCAAAAAATTTTCCCCGAAAATCATCAGGCTTAACTCAAGAAACAAGATAATAGAGTAAATCAGCCCTGATTATTCTCCGGTCTTTCCGTGGGGCGGAGTCTGCGGCGCTTCGGCCTTTGGTATTTCTACCGCCTCAAGCGCCTTTTTATCAATATTCAGTTTGGCTTCTTTCTTTAAGTTCTCAATCATAGTGTCAAAGATGTCTTTTTGCTTTTCAGACATCAGACGTCTCTTGACAGAATCCTTAATCTGCTCAAAAGCAAGCTGAGTGCCTTCTTTTTTCCCTGTAACTTTTATGATGTGATAGCCGAACCGGGTTTTAAAAGGCTCGCTCATTTCACCGACTTTCAGGCGGAATGCATACTGATCAAATTCAGGCACCAGCTGCCCGTGTTTAATTGAGCCGAGGTCGCCGCCTTTTTGGGCTGAAGCCTTGTCTTGTGAGACCTGCTTTGCAATTGCGGCAAAACTTTCGCCTTTCTTTATTTTTTCATAAGCTGCATGCGCTTCAGTTTCCGTAGCTGTAAGGATGTGGCTTACCTTTACTTCTTCGCCTGCCTTAAACTCATATGAATGTTTATCAAAGAAGGTTTTTACTTCTTCATCGGTAACATTCACTTTCCCCTCAATTTCCTTTTTAAGCAGGAGGGAGATAAGCTCCATTTTCTTGAATTCTTCAAGCGCCGCCATGTATTCTTTATCTTTCTCAAGGCCCTGTTTTTTTGCCTTGCCGTAAAGAAGCTCTTTCTTTATCAGTTCATTGAGGAATTGTTCTTTCCCTTCCTCATTCTGAAATTTAGCCTTGGCCCATTCAGGAAGGCGGCTGAATTCCTTAAGAAAAGTATCTTTTGTTATTTTTGCGCCTTTGACGGTTACGAGAATGGTGCTGG
Proteins encoded in this window:
- a CDS encoding aspartate 1-decarboxylase, producing MLRCMLRSKIHMATVTDSNINYEGSLTVDEAILISAGIRPYEQVMISNLNNGERFETYVIPGKKSSGTICLNGPTARKGIAGDRIIIFCYEYYTEDELKKFSPKIIRLNSRNKIIE
- the gatC gene encoding Asp-tRNA(Asn)/Glu-tRNA(Gln) amidotransferase subunit GatC; this encodes MEIERVALLARIKLAEGEKELFSKQLGSILQYIDKLNELDTKDVEPTSHVLSIKNIFREDRTIPSLSKDKALLNAPDSAGDFYRVPKIIE
- a CDS encoding peptidylprolyl isomerase; translated protein: MKKIIILICLTLFAFGCGQKGTSSSTILVTVKGAKITKDTFLKEFSRLPEWAKAKFQNEEGKEQFLNELIKKELLYGKAKKQGLEKDKEYMAALEEFKKMELISLLLKKEIEGKVNVTDEEVKTFFDKHSYEFKAGEEVKVSHILTATETEAHAAYEKIKKGESFAAIAKQVSQDKASAQKGGDLGSIKHGQLVPEFDQYAFRLKVGEMSEPFKTRFGYHIIKVTGKKEGTQLAFEQIKDSVKRRLMSEKQKDIFDTMIENLKKEAKLNIDKKALEAVEIPKAEAPQTPPHGKTGE